CCGCAAAACGCTCCTGAGCCTGGCCGGCCTCGTCCTCGCCGCCGTCGTGGCGGGTCTGATCTGGTTCGGCGGCAGCGGATCGGGCAGCAAGCCGCTCGCCGGCGACGGCGGACACGCCACGCCCGGCAGTTCGGCAACCCAGCGCCCGGGGGTGAAGAACCCGAGCAGTCTGGACACCGTCAAGGAGTCCGCGCTGCCGGCGGAGGCCCGTCGCACGCTGGAGCTCATCGCGAAGGGTGGCCCGTACCCGTACGACCGTGACGGGATCAACTTCGGGAACTTCGAGGGGGTGCTCCCCAAGAAGCGCGGTGGCTACTACCAGGAGTTCACCGTGCCGACCCCGGGTTCGCAGAACCGTGGGGCCCGGCGCATCATCGTCGGCTCGGAGCACGAGAAGTACTACACCCCGGACCACTACAAGAGCTTCCGCTTCATCCTGGAGGGCCAGTGAGGACCTATCCCGCCGCCACGCACACGCTGGGCGAACTGGCGCACGCGAGTCTCGCCGTCGGGCGTGAGCCCTTCGCCGTCCCCGCCGCCGCGGACAAGGCGGCCACCCTGGCGGCCTTCGCCACCGCCCTCGGGTTCCCCGACTGGTTCGGGGGCAACCTGGACGCGCTCAACGACTGCCTGGGGGACTGGGCCGACACGCTCAGCTCGCCGTCCGCTCTCCTCTGGCAGCGCTCCGCGACGCTCGACGCCGGCACCGCGGCCGCCGTCGAGAGCATCCTCGGTGAGGTGGAGGCGGGCAGCCCGCACCTCGCCGTCGTCGTCCTCGGCTGAGGGCCACGCCGGCACCGTCCCTATGCGTTGACGACCAGGCCCAGCTCCGCGCTGCTCGCCAGGCCCTCGTGCTGCGGGAAGATTCGCACCGTGTAGCCGAACGCGCCCGAGCGGTCCACCGGGATCGTGCCCCGGAAGAGCCAGCGGCCGCCGCCCAGGTCCTCGACGGGCTCCAGGTCCACACTGCGGGGATCCTTGATCCGGTCGTCATGGCCGGCCTTGCCGTAGGCCGCCGTGACGCGGACCTCCTCGGGCGTCAGGCCGTCGAGGGCCACATAGCTGTTCACCGTGAGGGTGTCGCCGATCTGCGGTGATTCGCTCACGCCGCTGCTGTCGACGTGCTCCACGTGCACGCTCGGCCACGAGGCCCGGACCCGCTCGGCGTAGGCGGCGAGGTCTTTGGCGAGGGCGTAGCCGTCCTCCGCGGCGTCCCGGCCGGAGACCGCGGCGGGCGTGTAGAGGCCGGAGACGTAGTCCTTGACCATGCGGTCCGCGGAGACCGCCGGGCCGAGGTGGGCCAGGGTGTGCTTGATCATCGAGATCCACGCGGTCGGCAGTCCGTCCTCGTCCGCCGAGGACGGACCGGCTGCGCCCGCGTCGGTGGAGAGCGCGGCGCCGTAGAAGCGCGGAGCCACCTGGGTCTCGAGCAGCTCGTACAGGGCGGCCGCTTCGATGTCGTCCCGTTCCTCGGGGGACGCGCCGTTGTTCGCGGTCGGGATCGCCCAGCCGTTCTCGCCGTCGTACATCTCGTCCCACCAGCCGTCCAGCACGGAGAGGTTGAGCGAGCCGTTGATGGCGGCCTTCATGCCCGACGTCCCGCAGGCC
Above is a window of Arthrobacter sp. Y-9 DNA encoding:
- a CDS encoding ribonuclease domain-containing protein; the encoded protein is MNRKTLLSLAGLVLAAVVAGLIWFGGSGSGSKPLAGDGGHATPGSSATQRPGVKNPSSLDTVKESALPAEARRTLELIAKGGPYPYDRDGINFGNFEGVLPKKRGGYYQEFTVPTPGSQNRGARRIIVGSEHEKYYTPDHYKSFRFILEGQ
- a CDS encoding barstar family protein → MRTYPAATHTLGELAHASLAVGREPFAVPAAADKAATLAAFATALGFPDWFGGNLDALNDCLGDWADTLSSPSALLWQRSATLDAGTAAAVESILGEVEAGSPHLAVVVLG